A window of the Lactuca sativa cultivar Salinas chromosome 7, Lsat_Salinas_v11, whole genome shotgun sequence genome harbors these coding sequences:
- the LOC111900857 gene encoding disease resistance protein RUN1 isoform X2: MASCSSSSIMASIHANATSYDVFLSFRGEDTRDSFTDHLYYALKRAGICTFRENEEISRGEELKPEIERAIRESRGSIVVLSPNYATSTWCLDELRLILEQRREGNHFVLPIFYHVDPSDVRKHNKTFKIEVKAYPRWTDNNVILWKKSLKEVADLAGMVLSGPETEFLKEIVDTIYNKLDRKEVHLPINLTGMATRYKDINSWLNGSDVEFIAICGMGGSGKTTLAKYIYDSNWKFFENMSFVEDISCRCKESHDLLGLQEQLLKDILGGKKRKIPGVSQGTCKIEEALQTKRALIVLDDIAEHSQLLALLGTRKIHAQSKIIITTRDLNTQEWFESRSWRCQKYTMKLLNDGESLELLSRHAFRSKIPMEGFEELAVQALRYCEGNPLALKVLGSSLFVSEDLTKINSIQLWRSTLSLLGRDIDDGIKRVLMRSYNALPHDSNKELFLHISCFFVGKDIDYVVKILEHDYAAISGIKILTNRCLLSVSPNKKLMMHPLLQEMGRAIVHQESPKDPAKRSRVWRNKDSYDVLRKGKGSKTMEGLALDMQMIKEEKYTFKSSTLKTDALEKMDKLKLLQLNFVQLTGSYANLSEDLRWLCWLGFHLRLIPSDLFMGNLVAIDMSYSNLEVFEPPTVLQSLQILNLKDSYNLYEIRNMSRIPNLETLILWNCHSLIRVCETIGDLTSLALLNMTGCENLCKMEQTNIFIGLVASSSVGGVSEQPTFPFPHSLHRLFLKDCLLDCTDWFPLSFSLQVSLQYLNLGNSLFEFLPCYDHLKNLRVLDLSLCSRLKWLLCLPSTLAELYIYYCKSLEKISFQSHRFTLQEFGYEGCISLAEIEGFIKLVPVAKLEENDLGHMKWLKEYQNHQVCLVGDDDLIKGRSWCVQILYEFNIMSTSLPDIKDSNMKPSYVSESSSLSFDVPLCPKNKKLKGLEVTFRYTISGDDWAWFCKISTTNGVDLMYNPKVFGKPEFGKIGIWLSYWPIGNTLDTGDKVNVSIVVMSGLEVHECGVSLVYSDDKVAEETLENNMGWVEILGGDLSGFQLSTGAYYLCRRDFFELMEVGRLTPDWFRILVGDTIDYTEVRGWRKTGRPKQLNPSFTELKTVRCIIHAPESELKEIISLQNMDISKPFLSDEIEESISSPHDVNGQIKVTGTKIENVMTNIEDVMTNYVPLWGVTSICGKKSDMEDAVATVPRFLKVPIQMLTRDPGHEKLSKSPIHMTTHFFGVYDGHGGSEVANYCSGRVHTALQEELEPFIRSWGGDGSGIDIDNSGQEMWTKAFVKCILKVDDEIGGKYGNLEHVAPETVGSCALVALICSSHIIVSNCGDSRAVLYRGKEAMALSVDHKPNREDECARIEAAGGKVIQWNGHRVFGVLALSRSIGDRYLKPWIIPNPEVKVIPCVREDECLILASAGLWDVMSNKEACQIATKRILIWHKKNGNISLPQERGQWIDPAAQEASEYLSNHALQRGSKDNITVIVIDMKPQRKFKTKI; this comes from the exons ATGGCATCCTGTTCATCCTCTAGTATTATGGCTTCTATTCATGCTAATGCTACCAGCTACGACGTGTTTCTAAGCTTTAGAGGCGAAGATACTCGTGATTCTTTTACGGATCATCTTTACTACGCACTAAAGCGAGCAGGAATTTGTACTTTTAGGGAAAATGAAGAAATCAGCAGAGGTGAAGAACTGAAGCCGGAGATTGAGAGAGCAATTAGAGAATCTAGGGGTTCAATAGTTGTATTGTCACCGAACTATGCAACTTCTACTTGGTGCCTTGACGAGCTAAGGTTAATCCTCGAACAAAGAAGGGAGGGCAATCATTTCGTTCTACCTATTTTTTATCACGTTGATCCATCTGACGTGAGGAAACATAATAAAACCTTTAAAATCGAAGTGAAAGCCTATCCAAGATGGACAGATAACAACGTGATCCTGTGGAAAAAATCTCTAAAGGAGGTTGCTGACTTGGCGGGTATGGTTCTGTCCGG GCCTGAAACAGAGTTTCTGAAGGAGATTGTTGACACCATTTACAATAAACTAGATCGTAAAGAAGTTCATCTTCCAATCAATCTAACAGGAATGGCCACTCGATACAAGGATATTAATTCCTGGTTAAATGGATCCGATGTTGAATTTATAGCAATTTGTGGCATGGGTGGAAGTGGCAAGACAACACTGGCCAAATATATCTATGattcaaattggaaattttttgaaaacatGAGTTTCGTTGAAGATATTAGTTGCAGATGTAAAGAATCCCATGATTTGCTTGGGCTACAAGAACAACTTCTCAAAGATATCTTAGGCGGGAAGAAGAGAAAAATACCTGGTGTTTCTCAAGGTACATGTAAGATTGAGGAGGCCTTGCAAACAAAAAGGGCTCTTATTGTACTTGATGACATTGCTGAACATAGTCAACTGCTCGCTTTACTTGGAACCAGGAAGATTCATGCACAAAGTAAGATTATAATAACAACCAGGGATTTAAACACACAAGAATGGTTTGAGTCCAGATCATGGAGGTGTCAAAAATACACAATGAAATTATTGAATGATGGTGAATCACTTGAGCTATTAAGTCGTCATGCCTTTAGATCCAAAATTCCCATGGAAGGTTTCGAAGAGCTTGCAGTACAGGCACTACGCTACTGTGAAGGAAATCCACTGGCTCTTAAAGTCTTGGGTTCCTCTTTGTTTGTTAGTGAAGACTtaacaaagataaatagcatccAACTGTGGAGAAGTACATTAAGCTTATTGGGAAGAGATATTGACGATGGAATTAAACGTGTACTCATGAGGAGCTACAACGCCTTGCCACATGACTCTAACAAAGAGTTGTTTTTGCATATTTCTTGTTTCTTTGTTGGCAAAGACATAGATTATGTGGTAAAGATATTGGAGCATGATTATGCTGCAATATCTGGGATCAAAATTCTAACCAATAGATGCCTTTTATCTGTTTCACCAAACAAGAAACTTATGATGCATCCATTGCTTCAAGAGATGGGGAGAGCAATTGTCCATCAAGAATCACCAAAGGACCCTGCAAAACGTAGTAGAGTCTGGCGTAATAAGGATTCGTATGATGTTCTGCGAAAAGGAAAG GGTTCAAAAACAATGGAAGGCCTAGCACTTGACATGCAAATGATAAAGGAAGAGAAGTACACTTTCAAG TCATCAACCCTCAAGACAGATGCACTAGAAAAGATGGATAAACTAAAATTGCTCCAGCTAAATTTTGTGCAACTCACCGGGTCCTACGCGAATTTATCAGAAGATTTAAGATGGCTCTGCTGGCTGGGATTCCATTTAAGACTCATACCCTCTGACTTATTCATGGGTAACTTGGTGGCTATAGATATGAGCTATAGCAACTTGGAAGTATTTGAACCACCCACA GTTCTTCAATCATTGCAGATTCTAAATCTTAAAGACTCATATAATCTATATGAAATCCGCAACATGTCCAGGATCCCTAATCTTGAGACTTTGATACTCTGGAACTGTCACAGTCTCATTCGTGTTTGTGAAACCATTGGAGACCTGACAAGTCTTGCACTACTGAACATGACTGGGTGTGAAAACCTGTGCAAGATGGAGCAAACAAATATTTTCATAGGTCTAGTAGCTTCTAGTTCTGTTGGAGGAGTTTCAGAACAGCCCACCTTTCCTTTCCCACATTCATTACACCGGTTattcctcaaggactgccttcTTGACTGTACTGATTGGTTTCCTTTGTCTTTCAGTCTTCAAGTATCTTTGCAATACTTGAATTTAGGCAATAGTCTGTTTGAGTTTCTGCCTTGTTATGATCATCTTAAGAACCTTCGGGTTCTTGACTTGAGTTTATGCTCAAGACTTAAATGGCTTCTATGTCTCCCAAGTACACTTGCAGAATTATATATATACTACTGTAAGTCATTGGAGAAAATTAGTTTTCAATCACATCGATTCACATTGCAAGAGTTCGGCTACGAAGGCTGTATTAGTTTGGCTGAAATTGAAGGCTTTATCAAGTTGGTGCCTGTAgctaaacttgaagaaaatgattTGGGGCACATGAAGTGGCTAAAAGAATATCAAAATCACCAAGTGTGccttgttggtgatgatgatctCATCAAAGGCAGAAGTTGGTGTGTCCAG ATATTGTATGAATTCAATATTATGAGCACATCTCTACCAGACATAAAGGATTCAAACATGAAGCCTAGTTATGTATCAGAATCATCGTCTTTGTCGTTTGACGTGCCTTTGTGTCCCAAAAATAAGAAGCTCAAAGGGCTTGAAGTAACATTCAGATATACAATATCAGGTGATGATTGGGCATGGTTTTGTAAAATCAGTACGACCAATGGTGTTGATTTGATGTACAACCCTAAAGTCTTTGGCAAACCTGAATTTGGTAAAATTGGTATATGGTTAAGCTATTGGCCAATTGGAAACACATTGGACACTGGAGATAAAGTTAATGTCTCTATTGTTGTGATGAGTGGATTGGAGGTACACGAATGTGGTGTGAGCCTTGTTTACTCTGATGATAAAGTAGctgaagaaaccttggaaaataaCATGGGATGGGTAGAGATTCTTGGAGGAGATTTGTCTGGATTTCAACTAAGCACAGGAGCATACTATCTTTGTCGCCGTGATTTCTTTGAGTTAATGGAGGTTGGGAGACTGACTCCTGATTGGTTTAGAATTTTAGTTGGTGACACCATTGACTATACAG AGGTACGAGGGTGGAGAAAGACGGGTCGACCTAAGCAGTTGAATCCATCATTTACAGAGTTGAAAACCGTTAGATGCATCATCCATGCTCCTGAATCG GAATTAAAGGAGATTATCAGTCTACAGAATATGGACATCTCAAAACCATTTCTTTCCGATGAAATTGAGGAGTCTATCTCAAGCCCACATGACGTTAATGGTCAGATCAAG GTTACAGGAACTAAAATTGAGAATGTGATGACAAATATTGAGGATGTGATGACAAATTATGTACCTTTATGGGGAGTAACATCTATTTGTGGAAAGAAATCTGATATGGAAGATGCGGTTGCCACTGTACCAAGATTCTTGAAGGTTCCTATTCAGATGCTAACCCGTGATCCTGGTCATGAAAAGCTGAGCAAAAGTCCAATTCACATGACCACCCATTTCTTTGGGGTCTATGACGGCCATGGTGGTTCTGAG GTTGCAAATTACTGTAGCGGCCGGGTTCATACTGCTTTACAAGAGGAATTAGAACCTTTTATAAGGAGCTGGGGTGGTGATGGAAGTGGTATCGATATCGATAATAGTGGCCAAGAAATGTGGACAAAAGCATTCGTGAAGTGTATCCTTAAGGTTGACGATGAGATTGGAGGAAAATATGGGAATCTTGAGCATGTAGCTCCTGAAACTGTTGGCTCCTGTGCTTTAGTGGCCTTGATCTGCTCATCTCATATCATTGTATCAAATTGTGGCGATTCAAGAGCTGTTTTATACCGAGGGAAAGAAGCAATGGCACTCTCTGTAGATCATAAA CCAAACCGAGAAGATGAATGTGCAAGGATAGAAGCTGCTGGAGGCAAGGTGATACAATGGAATGGGCATcgtgtttttggtgttcttgcGCTGTCCAGATCTATTG GTGACAGGTATTTGAAACCATGGATCATCCCTAATCCTGAAGTGAAAGTCATTCCATGTGTCAGAGAAGACGAATGCCTAATTCTTGCAAGTGCTGGATTATGGGATGTGATGAGCAACAAGGAAGCATGTCAAATTGCTACGAAAAGAATACTTATTTGGCATAAAAAGAACGGTAACATCAGTCTTCCACAAGAAAGAGGTCAATGGATTGATCCTGCAGCTCAAGAAGCATCAGAATACCTCTCAAACCACGCTCTTCAAAGGGGAAGTAAAGATAACATTACAGTGATTGTTATAGACATGAAACCACAAAGAAAGTTTAAGACcaaaatatga
- the LOC111900857 gene encoding disease resistance protein RUN1 isoform X1 has translation MASCSSSSIMASIHANATSYDVFLSFRGEDTRDSFTDHLYYALKRAGICTFRENEEISRGEELKPEIERAIRESRGSIVVLSPNYATSTWCLDELRLILEQRREGNHFVLPIFYHVDPSDVRKHNKTFKIEVKAYPRWTDNNVILWKKSLKEVADLAGMVLSGPETEFLKEIVDTIYNKLDRKEVHLPINLTGMATRYKDINSWLNGSDVEFIAICGMGGSGKTTLAKYIYDSNWKFFENMSFVEDISCRCKESHDLLGLQEQLLKDILGGKKRKIPGVSQGTCKIEEALQTKRALIVLDDIAEHSQLLALLGTRKIHAQSKIIITTRDLNTQEWFESRSWRCQKYTMKLLNDGESLELLSRHAFRSKIPMEGFEELAVQALRYCEGNPLALKVLGSSLFVSEDLTKINSIQLWRSTLSLLGRDIDDGIKRVLMRSYNALPHDSNKELFLHISCFFVGKDIDYVVKILEHDYAAISGIKILTNRCLLSVSPNKKLMMHPLLQEMGRAIVHQESPKDPAKRSRVWRNKDSYDVLRKGKGSKTMEGLALDMQMIKEEKYTFKSSTLKTDALEKMDKLKLLQLNFVQLTGSYANLSEDLRWLCWLGFHLRLIPSDLFMGNLVAIDMSYSNLEVFEPPTVLQSLQILNLKDSYNLYEIRNMSRIPNLETLILWNCHSLIRVCETIGDLTSLALLNMTGCENLCKMEQTNIFIGLVASSSVGGVSEQPTFPFPHSLHRLFLKDCLLDCTDWFPLSFSLQVSLQYLNLGNSLFEFLPCYDHLKNLRVLDLSLCSRLKWLLCLPSTLAELYIYYCKSLEKISFQSHRFTLQEFGYEGCISLAEIEGFIKLVPVAKLEENDLGHMKWLKEYQNHQVCLVGDDDLIKGRSWCVQILYEFNIMSTSLPDIKDSNMKPSYVSESSSLSFDVPLCPKNKKLKGLEVTFRYTISGDDWAWFCKISTTNGVDLMYNPKVFGKPEFGKIGIWLSYWPIGNTLDTGDKVNVSIVVMSGLEVHECGVSLVYSDDKVAEETLENNMGWVEILGGDLSGFQLSTGAYYLCRRDFFELMEVGRLTPDWFRILVGDTIDYTEVRGWRKTGRPKQLNPSFTELKTVRCIIHAPESEEIYKIAEMSKSSFVDKTFEFTSDILGETMKSVTLSTFSDTTIKELKEIISLQNMDISKPFLSDEIEESISSPHDVNGQIKVTGTKIENVMTNIEDVMTNYVPLWGVTSICGKKSDMEDAVATVPRFLKVPIQMLTRDPGHEKLSKSPIHMTTHFFGVYDGHGGSEVANYCSGRVHTALQEELEPFIRSWGGDGSGIDIDNSGQEMWTKAFVKCILKVDDEIGGKYGNLEHVAPETVGSCALVALICSSHIIVSNCGDSRAVLYRGKEAMALSVDHKPNREDECARIEAAGGKVIQWNGHRVFGVLALSRSIGDRYLKPWIIPNPEVKVIPCVREDECLILASAGLWDVMSNKEACQIATKRILIWHKKNGNISLPQERGQWIDPAAQEASEYLSNHALQRGSKDNITVIVIDMKPQRKFKTKI, from the exons ATGGCATCCTGTTCATCCTCTAGTATTATGGCTTCTATTCATGCTAATGCTACCAGCTACGACGTGTTTCTAAGCTTTAGAGGCGAAGATACTCGTGATTCTTTTACGGATCATCTTTACTACGCACTAAAGCGAGCAGGAATTTGTACTTTTAGGGAAAATGAAGAAATCAGCAGAGGTGAAGAACTGAAGCCGGAGATTGAGAGAGCAATTAGAGAATCTAGGGGTTCAATAGTTGTATTGTCACCGAACTATGCAACTTCTACTTGGTGCCTTGACGAGCTAAGGTTAATCCTCGAACAAAGAAGGGAGGGCAATCATTTCGTTCTACCTATTTTTTATCACGTTGATCCATCTGACGTGAGGAAACATAATAAAACCTTTAAAATCGAAGTGAAAGCCTATCCAAGATGGACAGATAACAACGTGATCCTGTGGAAAAAATCTCTAAAGGAGGTTGCTGACTTGGCGGGTATGGTTCTGTCCGG GCCTGAAACAGAGTTTCTGAAGGAGATTGTTGACACCATTTACAATAAACTAGATCGTAAAGAAGTTCATCTTCCAATCAATCTAACAGGAATGGCCACTCGATACAAGGATATTAATTCCTGGTTAAATGGATCCGATGTTGAATTTATAGCAATTTGTGGCATGGGTGGAAGTGGCAAGACAACACTGGCCAAATATATCTATGattcaaattggaaattttttgaaaacatGAGTTTCGTTGAAGATATTAGTTGCAGATGTAAAGAATCCCATGATTTGCTTGGGCTACAAGAACAACTTCTCAAAGATATCTTAGGCGGGAAGAAGAGAAAAATACCTGGTGTTTCTCAAGGTACATGTAAGATTGAGGAGGCCTTGCAAACAAAAAGGGCTCTTATTGTACTTGATGACATTGCTGAACATAGTCAACTGCTCGCTTTACTTGGAACCAGGAAGATTCATGCACAAAGTAAGATTATAATAACAACCAGGGATTTAAACACACAAGAATGGTTTGAGTCCAGATCATGGAGGTGTCAAAAATACACAATGAAATTATTGAATGATGGTGAATCACTTGAGCTATTAAGTCGTCATGCCTTTAGATCCAAAATTCCCATGGAAGGTTTCGAAGAGCTTGCAGTACAGGCACTACGCTACTGTGAAGGAAATCCACTGGCTCTTAAAGTCTTGGGTTCCTCTTTGTTTGTTAGTGAAGACTtaacaaagataaatagcatccAACTGTGGAGAAGTACATTAAGCTTATTGGGAAGAGATATTGACGATGGAATTAAACGTGTACTCATGAGGAGCTACAACGCCTTGCCACATGACTCTAACAAAGAGTTGTTTTTGCATATTTCTTGTTTCTTTGTTGGCAAAGACATAGATTATGTGGTAAAGATATTGGAGCATGATTATGCTGCAATATCTGGGATCAAAATTCTAACCAATAGATGCCTTTTATCTGTTTCACCAAACAAGAAACTTATGATGCATCCATTGCTTCAAGAGATGGGGAGAGCAATTGTCCATCAAGAATCACCAAAGGACCCTGCAAAACGTAGTAGAGTCTGGCGTAATAAGGATTCGTATGATGTTCTGCGAAAAGGAAAG GGTTCAAAAACAATGGAAGGCCTAGCACTTGACATGCAAATGATAAAGGAAGAGAAGTACACTTTCAAG TCATCAACCCTCAAGACAGATGCACTAGAAAAGATGGATAAACTAAAATTGCTCCAGCTAAATTTTGTGCAACTCACCGGGTCCTACGCGAATTTATCAGAAGATTTAAGATGGCTCTGCTGGCTGGGATTCCATTTAAGACTCATACCCTCTGACTTATTCATGGGTAACTTGGTGGCTATAGATATGAGCTATAGCAACTTGGAAGTATTTGAACCACCCACA GTTCTTCAATCATTGCAGATTCTAAATCTTAAAGACTCATATAATCTATATGAAATCCGCAACATGTCCAGGATCCCTAATCTTGAGACTTTGATACTCTGGAACTGTCACAGTCTCATTCGTGTTTGTGAAACCATTGGAGACCTGACAAGTCTTGCACTACTGAACATGACTGGGTGTGAAAACCTGTGCAAGATGGAGCAAACAAATATTTTCATAGGTCTAGTAGCTTCTAGTTCTGTTGGAGGAGTTTCAGAACAGCCCACCTTTCCTTTCCCACATTCATTACACCGGTTattcctcaaggactgccttcTTGACTGTACTGATTGGTTTCCTTTGTCTTTCAGTCTTCAAGTATCTTTGCAATACTTGAATTTAGGCAATAGTCTGTTTGAGTTTCTGCCTTGTTATGATCATCTTAAGAACCTTCGGGTTCTTGACTTGAGTTTATGCTCAAGACTTAAATGGCTTCTATGTCTCCCAAGTACACTTGCAGAATTATATATATACTACTGTAAGTCATTGGAGAAAATTAGTTTTCAATCACATCGATTCACATTGCAAGAGTTCGGCTACGAAGGCTGTATTAGTTTGGCTGAAATTGAAGGCTTTATCAAGTTGGTGCCTGTAgctaaacttgaagaaaatgattTGGGGCACATGAAGTGGCTAAAAGAATATCAAAATCACCAAGTGTGccttgttggtgatgatgatctCATCAAAGGCAGAAGTTGGTGTGTCCAG ATATTGTATGAATTCAATATTATGAGCACATCTCTACCAGACATAAAGGATTCAAACATGAAGCCTAGTTATGTATCAGAATCATCGTCTTTGTCGTTTGACGTGCCTTTGTGTCCCAAAAATAAGAAGCTCAAAGGGCTTGAAGTAACATTCAGATATACAATATCAGGTGATGATTGGGCATGGTTTTGTAAAATCAGTACGACCAATGGTGTTGATTTGATGTACAACCCTAAAGTCTTTGGCAAACCTGAATTTGGTAAAATTGGTATATGGTTAAGCTATTGGCCAATTGGAAACACATTGGACACTGGAGATAAAGTTAATGTCTCTATTGTTGTGATGAGTGGATTGGAGGTACACGAATGTGGTGTGAGCCTTGTTTACTCTGATGATAAAGTAGctgaagaaaccttggaaaataaCATGGGATGGGTAGAGATTCTTGGAGGAGATTTGTCTGGATTTCAACTAAGCACAGGAGCATACTATCTTTGTCGCCGTGATTTCTTTGAGTTAATGGAGGTTGGGAGACTGACTCCTGATTGGTTTAGAATTTTAGTTGGTGACACCATTGACTATACAG AGGTACGAGGGTGGAGAAAGACGGGTCGACCTAAGCAGTTGAATCCATCATTTACAGAGTTGAAAACCGTTAGATGCATCATCCATGCTCCTGAATCG GAGGAAATTTACAAGATCGCAGAGATGTCAAAATCATCTTTTGTagataaaacttttgagttcacaTCAGATATCTTAGGAGAGACAATGAAATCTGTTACGTTATCTACATTTAGTGATACAACGATAAAG GAATTAAAGGAGATTATCAGTCTACAGAATATGGACATCTCAAAACCATTTCTTTCCGATGAAATTGAGGAGTCTATCTCAAGCCCACATGACGTTAATGGTCAGATCAAG GTTACAGGAACTAAAATTGAGAATGTGATGACAAATATTGAGGATGTGATGACAAATTATGTACCTTTATGGGGAGTAACATCTATTTGTGGAAAGAAATCTGATATGGAAGATGCGGTTGCCACTGTACCAAGATTCTTGAAGGTTCCTATTCAGATGCTAACCCGTGATCCTGGTCATGAAAAGCTGAGCAAAAGTCCAATTCACATGACCACCCATTTCTTTGGGGTCTATGACGGCCATGGTGGTTCTGAG GTTGCAAATTACTGTAGCGGCCGGGTTCATACTGCTTTACAAGAGGAATTAGAACCTTTTATAAGGAGCTGGGGTGGTGATGGAAGTGGTATCGATATCGATAATAGTGGCCAAGAAATGTGGACAAAAGCATTCGTGAAGTGTATCCTTAAGGTTGACGATGAGATTGGAGGAAAATATGGGAATCTTGAGCATGTAGCTCCTGAAACTGTTGGCTCCTGTGCTTTAGTGGCCTTGATCTGCTCATCTCATATCATTGTATCAAATTGTGGCGATTCAAGAGCTGTTTTATACCGAGGGAAAGAAGCAATGGCACTCTCTGTAGATCATAAA CCAAACCGAGAAGATGAATGTGCAAGGATAGAAGCTGCTGGAGGCAAGGTGATACAATGGAATGGGCATcgtgtttttggtgttcttgcGCTGTCCAGATCTATTG GTGACAGGTATTTGAAACCATGGATCATCCCTAATCCTGAAGTGAAAGTCATTCCATGTGTCAGAGAAGACGAATGCCTAATTCTTGCAAGTGCTGGATTATGGGATGTGATGAGCAACAAGGAAGCATGTCAAATTGCTACGAAAAGAATACTTATTTGGCATAAAAAGAACGGTAACATCAGTCTTCCACAAGAAAGAGGTCAATGGATTGATCCTGCAGCTCAAGAAGCATCAGAATACCTCTCAAACCACGCTCTTCAAAGGGGAAGTAAAGATAACATTACAGTGATTGTTATAGACATGAAACCACAAAGAAAGTTTAAGACcaaaatatga
- the LOC111900857 gene encoding protein phosphatase 2C 16 isoform X3 — protein MDISKPFLSDEIEESISSPHDVNGQIKVTGTKIENVMTNIEDVMTNYVPLWGVTSICGKKSDMEDAVATVPRFLKVPIQMLTRDPGHEKLSKSPIHMTTHFFGVYDGHGGSEVANYCSGRVHTALQEELEPFIRSWGGDGSGIDIDNSGQEMWTKAFVKCILKVDDEIGGKYGNLEHVAPETVGSCALVALICSSHIIVSNCGDSRAVLYRGKEAMALSVDHKPNREDECARIEAAGGKVIQWNGHRVFGVLALSRSIGDRYLKPWIIPNPEVKVIPCVREDECLILASAGLWDVMSNKEACQIATKRILIWHKKNGNISLPQERGQWIDPAAQEASEYLSNHALQRGSKDNITVIVIDMKPQRKFKTKI, from the exons ATGGACATCTCAAAACCATTTCTTTCCGATGAAATTGAGGAGTCTATCTCAAGCCCACATGACGTTAATGGTCAGATCAAG GTTACAGGAACTAAAATTGAGAATGTGATGACAAATATTGAGGATGTGATGACAAATTATGTACCTTTATGGGGAGTAACATCTATTTGTGGAAAGAAATCTGATATGGAAGATGCGGTTGCCACTGTACCAAGATTCTTGAAGGTTCCTATTCAGATGCTAACCCGTGATCCTGGTCATGAAAAGCTGAGCAAAAGTCCAATTCACATGACCACCCATTTCTTTGGGGTCTATGACGGCCATGGTGGTTCTGAG GTTGCAAATTACTGTAGCGGCCGGGTTCATACTGCTTTACAAGAGGAATTAGAACCTTTTATAAGGAGCTGGGGTGGTGATGGAAGTGGTATCGATATCGATAATAGTGGCCAAGAAATGTGGACAAAAGCATTCGTGAAGTGTATCCTTAAGGTTGACGATGAGATTGGAGGAAAATATGGGAATCTTGAGCATGTAGCTCCTGAAACTGTTGGCTCCTGTGCTTTAGTGGCCTTGATCTGCTCATCTCATATCATTGTATCAAATTGTGGCGATTCAAGAGCTGTTTTATACCGAGGGAAAGAAGCAATGGCACTCTCTGTAGATCATAAA CCAAACCGAGAAGATGAATGTGCAAGGATAGAAGCTGCTGGAGGCAAGGTGATACAATGGAATGGGCATcgtgtttttggtgttcttgcGCTGTCCAGATCTATTG GTGACAGGTATTTGAAACCATGGATCATCCCTAATCCTGAAGTGAAAGTCATTCCATGTGTCAGAGAAGACGAATGCCTAATTCTTGCAAGTGCTGGATTATGGGATGTGATGAGCAACAAGGAAGCATGTCAAATTGCTACGAAAAGAATACTTATTTGGCATAAAAAGAACGGTAACATCAGTCTTCCACAAGAAAGAGGTCAATGGATTGATCCTGCAGCTCAAGAAGCATCAGAATACCTCTCAAACCACGCTCTTCAAAGGGGAAGTAAAGATAACATTACAGTGATTGTTATAGACATGAAACCACAAAGAAAGTTTAAGACcaaaatatga